In Leptospira langatensis, a single window of DNA contains:
- a CDS encoding AsmA family protein has protein sequence MRSWDVISGYLEEKRIRYITIIAFFFLIFALIIYIPFVEKKEVYKEFILDQLRSSTGLDIQVAQSDLYIFPFPGIELDQIEIRKNSVLIAVSDKVDIDISWFGLLKRKIEIRDISINGGSLYLQRRKDGSFDLHEYLKDEQKKKETKTNVTILLDDVNSKIGLSASDFISAALKNLEVNNFTLEYREDNHDRNYKVYFNKSKASVSFYETDLDITFNGSIDDQPIDLELSGALLKFPVNWEKVKFSVVLKIEDLSLSLLRDLFFVFPLADFSKTKVSGRIEVYKEEGNELSFKLRNQIKDLAYKGGLPFGNIKLNADFDLDPIQKKIAFPFVEALWEGVAKVNAKGSVNWKNRSLGQFYIKSEYGDYHNILKVSKLFQVKEDLFDKDSPPGIFYFTGEFNNLFAFKHRFPYISLEAKYVDPMISIPKFHAYIYNGEIIGKAKIYPMIPRIEVEGDAHRLQVDRVLLPYVSERVMIGELSSWFSFETFIKDRSKDAVTELFANMKGVGSLTVQNGELLGYANFMIPVLNTVGKLIALKGVDGRKLQFTSLKSDVKVSGNQMFFPNLKLEIADSGMDVDGRGSLGFDKKIDMRLHLRLGGKYLGRGLHVPIIYAGTFGKSIPYVDPIWLGSIYTGMTLLGPYLIPLGGPYAGGVAGSVIGEYVRDLWDGVTGLFGGGSSEPDPKKQKEK, from the coding sequence ATGCGCTCCTGGGACGTAATCAGCGGTTATTTAGAAGAAAAGAGGATCCGATATATTACGATTATCGCATTTTTCTTTTTAATATTTGCTCTGATTATCTATATTCCATTCGTAGAGAAGAAGGAAGTATATAAAGAATTCATACTAGATCAGCTCAGGAGTTCAACAGGGCTTGATATCCAAGTCGCCCAATCCGATCTGTATATTTTTCCATTTCCAGGAATAGAACTAGATCAGATCGAGATCAGAAAGAACTCAGTCCTCATCGCTGTAAGCGACAAAGTCGATATAGATATTTCTTGGTTTGGACTTCTGAAAAGAAAGATAGAGATCAGGGATATTTCCATCAACGGTGGCTCTCTCTATTTGCAACGTAGAAAGGACGGCTCCTTTGATCTTCATGAATATTTAAAGGATGAACAGAAGAAGAAAGAAACCAAAACAAACGTTACTATACTTCTAGACGACGTAAATTCGAAGATCGGGCTCAGCGCTAGCGATTTTATTTCTGCGGCATTGAAAAACCTAGAAGTAAATAATTTTACTCTGGAATACAGAGAAGATAATCACGACCGAAATTATAAGGTTTATTTCAATAAGTCCAAAGCATCCGTTTCCTTCTATGAAACGGATCTTGATATTACGTTCAACGGTTCCATAGACGATCAACCTATAGATCTGGAACTTTCCGGAGCTCTTTTAAAATTCCCGGTAAATTGGGAGAAGGTAAAGTTCTCAGTCGTTCTGAAAATCGAAGACCTCTCTCTTTCCCTTCTTAGGGATCTATTCTTCGTATTCCCTTTGGCCGATTTTTCCAAGACAAAAGTCTCCGGACGAATAGAGGTCTATAAAGAAGAAGGGAACGAACTCAGTTTCAAGCTTCGGAACCAGATCAAGGATTTGGCATATAAAGGCGGATTGCCATTTGGGAATATAAAATTAAACGCAGATTTCGATCTGGATCCGATCCAAAAGAAGATCGCATTTCCTTTCGTAGAGGCTCTTTGGGAAGGGGTGGCCAAGGTAAACGCAAAAGGTAGCGTAAACTGGAAAAATAGAAGTTTAGGACAGTTCTATATCAAATCGGAATATGGGGATTATCATAATATTCTAAAGGTTTCAAAACTCTTCCAAGTCAAGGAAGATCTTTTCGATAAGGACAGTCCTCCGGGAATTTTCTATTTTACCGGAGAGTTCAACAACCTATTCGCATTCAAACATAGGTTTCCGTACATCAGTTTAGAAGCTAAGTATGTGGATCCGATGATTTCTATTCCGAAATTCCATGCTTATATCTACAACGGAGAGATCATCGGGAAAGCAAAGATCTACCCTATGATCCCTCGCATCGAGGTAGAGGGAGACGCCCATCGCTTACAAGTGGATCGGGTCCTTTTACCGTACGTTTCGGAAAGAGTAATGATCGGCGAGCTGTCCAGTTGGTTTTCTTTCGAAACATTCATCAAAGATCGTTCCAAGGACGCGGTCACGGAATTGTTTGCAAATATGAAAGGAGTCGGGAGCCTTACTGTGCAAAACGGTGAACTTCTAGGTTACGCGAACTTCATGATCCCGGTCTTAAATACTGTGGGAAAACTGATCGCTTTGAAAGGAGTGGATGGAAGAAAATTGCAGTTCACTTCCCTCAAGTCGGATGTAAAGGTTTCCGGAAATCAGATGTTCTTCCCCAACTTGAAGCTAGAGATCGCAGATAGCGGAATGGACGTGGATGGAAGAGGAAGCCTAGGCTTCGACAAGAAGATCGATATGCGACTGCATCTTCGGCTCGGAGGAAAATACTTGGGTCGAGGACTCCATGTTCCTATTATATACGCAGGCACCTTTGGCAAAAGTATTCCGTACGTCGACCCGATCTGGTTGGGAAGCATTTATACAGGAATGACACTGCTAGGACCGTATCTCATTCCGTTAGGCGGCCCTTATGCTGGCGGCGTAGCGGGCTCTGTGATCGGAGAATATGTGAGAGATCTTTGGGACGGAGTTACAGGACTCTTTGGCGGTGGAAGTTCCGAGCCGGATCCGAAAAAGCAAAAAGAGAAATGA
- a CDS encoding LTA synthase family protein, with amino-acid sequence MNRYRLPTNLKLIGGYAVYFELILIIYKIAFLWVYAYRLEGATASEVLLAILVGFRFDISVIAMLLGLFAFLSCLPYLNRFKFFYFIWGYFPILIGIWLISHLIADIVYFENANKHIGYEGFVFIGKDMGVILKSAFENNPFLAVLACLLLLVFLPLSTVLFLRYNPYRYNPQNWKRDSFLSFAILVVVIFAIRGGVQETPLRASNAIVSGHSFVNNIALNGVFTSIMDLKSQSVPNYLKIEKEEAIRIVQEEVSYEGAEFVGKKYPMLRKQKETNPGKPPNIVLILLENWTGKFIDPIGDGKISGKELTPNFNRLLRRGRFYTRFFASGGRTTNGMMSILTGFPDRPGLTVVRTHQVLGNFSGLGNIFKDLGYETFFVTGGDLSFDNKATLMPHWGFDTVLGQKEIATFNKFKLGAWGYDDADVLQVLHDKISQSKKPFLGVSLTLSTHYPYRAPDPKFRIFGEDERDFEYLNVYHYADWAIHDFMTRAEKSNYFDNTIFVFVADHTHHRYLDYYEDRNIPFLIYAPGRIQPAIDNRNSSQLDVIPTILGLVGKETYFSAMGRNLLVPKRTESAYFAYGNLIGWIESNLFYIHFVDGNRNLKYSAIGPRGEVTLCETDPKICDSHFRKAGSFLNLSHDLMNQNLIFPTKEEIQKKDF; translated from the coding sequence ATGAATAGATATAGATTACCAACGAATCTTAAATTGATCGGAGGATATGCGGTCTATTTCGAACTGATCCTCATCATATATAAAATTGCTTTTCTTTGGGTCTATGCATATCGCTTAGAAGGAGCAACCGCAAGCGAGGTTCTGCTTGCGATCCTAGTCGGATTTCGCTTCGACATCTCCGTGATCGCAATGCTCTTAGGTCTGTTTGCGTTCTTGTCCTGTCTTCCGTATTTAAATCGTTTCAAATTCTTTTATTTTATCTGGGGTTATTTTCCGATCTTGATCGGTATTTGGCTTATCTCTCACCTGATTGCTGATATCGTTTATTTTGAAAATGCTAACAAACATATCGGATACGAGGGTTTCGTATTCATAGGCAAGGACATGGGAGTGATCCTGAAGTCCGCCTTTGAAAACAATCCGTTCTTAGCGGTGCTTGCCTGCCTGCTTCTTTTGGTCTTTCTTCCCTTATCAACAGTCCTATTCTTAAGATACAATCCGTATAGATACAACCCGCAGAATTGGAAACGGGACAGTTTCCTATCCTTTGCTATCTTGGTAGTGGTCATATTTGCGATCCGAGGTGGGGTGCAAGAAACTCCTTTAAGAGCAAGCAACGCAATTGTCTCCGGACATTCTTTCGTAAATAATATCGCTTTGAACGGTGTCTTCACATCTATTATGGATTTGAAGAGCCAATCCGTTCCGAACTATCTTAAGATCGAAAAAGAAGAAGCGATCCGTATTGTTCAGGAAGAAGTTTCTTACGAAGGAGCGGAGTTTGTAGGAAAGAAATATCCTATGCTTAGGAAGCAAAAGGAAACGAATCCCGGCAAGCCTCCGAATATCGTTCTTATCCTTCTGGAAAACTGGACAGGTAAGTTTATAGATCCGATCGGCGACGGAAAGATCTCCGGAAAAGAACTTACTCCTAATTTCAATCGACTCCTTCGTAGAGGAAGATTCTATACTCGCTTCTTTGCTTCCGGTGGAAGAACGACTAATGGAATGATGTCTATCTTGACCGGATTTCCCGATAGACCGGGGCTGACTGTGGTCCGTACTCACCAAGTATTGGGAAATTTCTCAGGCTTAGGAAATATTTTCAAGGATCTAGGATACGAAACATTCTTCGTGACCGGAGGAGATCTGAGTTTCGATAATAAAGCGACTCTCATGCCTCATTGGGGATTCGATACTGTTCTTGGTCAGAAAGAGATAGCTACATTCAATAAATTTAAATTAGGTGCTTGGGGTTACGACGACGCAGACGTTTTGCAGGTTTTGCACGACAAGATCTCCCAATCCAAGAAGCCTTTCTTGGGAGTTTCTCTGACTCTCTCTACTCATTATCCTTATAGAGCTCCGGATCCTAAGTTCAGGATCTTCGGGGAGGATGAAAGAGACTTCGAATATTTGAACGTATATCATTATGCGGATTGGGCCATCCATGACTTCATGACTCGCGCGGAGAAGTCCAATTACTTCGATAATACGATCTTCGTTTTTGTAGCGGATCATACTCACCATAGATATTTGGATTATTACGAGGATAGGAATATTCCATTCTTGATCTACGCTCCCGGCAGGATACAACCTGCAATTGACAATCGCAATTCTTCTCAATTGGATGTGATCCCGACGATCTTAGGCTTAGTGGGAAAGGAAACCTACTTCTCAGCCATGGGCCGCAATCTTCTCGTACCTAAAAGAACAGAATCCGCGTACTTTGCTTATGGGAACTTGATCGGTTGGATCGAATCGAATTTATTCTATATACATTTCGTGGATGGAAATAGAAATCTGAAGTACTCTGCAATCGGACCAAGGGGAGAAGTCACTCTTTGCGAAACGGATCCTAAGATCTGCGACTCTCATTTTCGTAAAGCAGGCTCTTTCTTGAATTTAAGTCACGATTTGATGAACCAAAATTTGATCTTTCCTACGAAAGAAGAGATCCAGAAAAAGGATTTTTGA
- a CDS encoding MutS family DNA mismatch repair protein, which yields MKTLKRVDRLDRNISRLDWIVRKEESTLSYLSAFRLIAFLGFIAWVVGVYLLRLDSELFYLPAILILAGFYKLLSLYQDHKDKIRRSKIWIDLLKTQKARILLDARSYPKVKKEYYKNLLLSSDLPSWTKDLDFLGEKGIFSRIDTTVLPKANSGFLHYFWDRSEEDRIRARQSAVQALSSKERTAQKLLRQLRLYEASFPARKEGEEEKLPSYIPKFKGLSAEQSDTEKQDFPFHLFTDRPTDFWTNALGKFGSTIRFLFPIWVVLVWIIVLGSFLFDQTWGFGFFLLNLSFFGFYRGISLKMIRPIAEDSETLGELGKLLSYLRSANLGSVRGEVYLSNWTQKGLRSYWKRLQKIADLAAYTQSPLAHSLLNVLFLFDLWVWRRYANWWKEKGESVLSAFEDLAELDSLLPLANLKWIEPDFSFPILEKENSPEALISAKDLVHPLIPSDKRVANDLDPMFPGKLLLLTGSNMSGKTTYLRALGISGILAMAGAPVPSSEFKTPILEVYTSIRNEDSVDEGISFFYAEVRRLGSILQEVSDKSRARLVLLDEILKGTNSRERTIACKGILNKLREYNVFGMITTHDLELADLPDLSLFHFREEIKDGKMTFDYKIRSGVVQSSNALEVLRLEGLDLN from the coding sequence ATGAAAACCCTCAAAAGGGTTGATCGACTCGATCGAAATATTTCCCGCCTAGACTGGATCGTTCGAAAAGAAGAATCCACTTTATCCTATCTTTCCGCATTTCGTCTTATCGCTTTCCTTGGTTTTATTGCTTGGGTCGTTGGAGTATATTTGCTTCGTCTCGATTCGGAACTGTTCTATTTGCCTGCCATTCTGATACTCGCAGGTTTCTATAAACTTCTCTCTCTTTATCAAGACCATAAGGATAAGATCAGAAGATCCAAGATTTGGATCGATCTTCTAAAGACCCAAAAGGCACGCATTCTTTTGGATGCAAGATCGTATCCGAAAGTTAAGAAGGAATATTATAAAAATCTACTATTAAGCTCCGATCTTCCTTCTTGGACCAAAGATCTGGATTTTTTGGGCGAGAAGGGCATCTTCTCTAGGATAGATACTACCGTACTTCCGAAGGCAAATTCTGGGTTCTTGCATTATTTCTGGGATAGATCCGAAGAAGATCGGATCCGAGCCCGACAATCTGCGGTCCAAGCTCTTTCTTCGAAAGAAAGAACTGCCCAAAAGCTTCTCAGGCAATTGAGATTGTATGAAGCTTCCTTCCCCGCTCGCAAAGAAGGAGAAGAAGAAAAGCTTCCTTCTTATATTCCAAAATTCAAGGGCCTCTCTGCGGAACAATCGGATACGGAGAAACAGGATTTTCCATTTCATTTATTTACGGACCGGCCGACCGATTTTTGGACAAATGCGTTAGGGAAATTCGGTAGTACGATCCGTTTCTTATTTCCGATCTGGGTCGTACTCGTTTGGATCATCGTACTTGGCAGTTTTCTATTCGACCAGACCTGGGGATTCGGATTTTTCTTATTAAACCTTTCCTTCTTCGGGTTCTATAGAGGCATCTCTCTGAAGATGATCCGGCCGATCGCAGAAGACTCCGAGACCTTAGGTGAATTGGGTAAACTTTTATCTTATCTTCGCTCCGCTAACTTGGGTTCAGTCCGAGGTGAGGTTTATCTATCGAACTGGACCCAAAAGGGTTTAAGAAGCTACTGGAAGAGATTGCAAAAGATAGCTGACCTTGCCGCATACACTCAGTCTCCTTTGGCTCATAGTTTATTGAACGTCTTATTCCTATTCGATCTTTGGGTCTGGAGAAGATATGCTAATTGGTGGAAAGAAAAAGGAGAATCCGTTCTTTCCGCATTCGAAGATCTGGCCGAACTGGATTCCTTATTGCCTTTGGCAAACTTAAAGTGGATTGAGCCGGATTTCAGTTTTCCTATATTAGAAAAAGAAAATAGTCCTGAAGCATTGATCAGTGCCAAGGACTTAGTGCATCCTCTGATTCCTTCCGATAAGAGAGTGGCGAATGACCTGGATCCAATGTTTCCTGGTAAACTTCTACTTTTGACGGGCTCTAATATGTCAGGCAAGACTACCTATCTACGAGCCTTAGGGATTTCGGGCATACTTGCGATGGCCGGAGCTCCCGTTCCTTCTTCCGAATTTAAGACGCCAATCCTAGAAGTATATACGAGTATCAGAAATGAGGACTCGGTCGACGAAGGGATCTCGTTTTTCTATGCGGAGGTCCGGCGATTAGGCAGCATTTTACAGGAAGTCTCGGATAAAAGTCGAGCTCGTTTGGTACTCTTAGACGAGATCCTAAAAGGCACCAACTCGAGAGAGAGGACGATCGCTTGCAAGGGGATCCTCAACAAGTTAAGAGAATATAATGTGTTCGGAATGATCACAACCCACGACCTGGAGTTGGCCGACCTGCCTGACCTTTCCTTATTCCATTTCAGAGAAGAGATCAAAGACGGAAAAATGACCTTCGATTATAAAATACGATCAGGAGTAGTTCAATCCAGTAATGCTTTGGAAGTGCTACGATTAGAAGGTCTCGATCTAAACTGA
- a CDS encoding caspase family protein, whose product MKSLFSIIGISLFLFSSDVFAQKRLGLIFGSNYQGNKAGIPELNLCEADAKYLHDEIRRVGKFDDIKIVLGKDVTKDNIQREIKAIASKAKSDDTVFLYFSGHGAFQRDEKAKNGMRNLIICYDRPHLSDDELNDYLAGIKSPKTVFVFDCCFSGGIAKKGKATRGSAPVPIPQGSDGTVKQDSQDFYFQDKAIISSADDNQTAIEVGGTINHGIFTYNFGRALSSADLNQDDVVTALEAFFSSRDETVAMAKKFDHEQVPQISGNASGIFLAGEKKPDPPKPIEPVKPPVNPTPVPDVDPPKPQPETPVVTNQEPPVVPTNQKGDLVIKTTIIQDRAYGVSDLPPDIRLTTGKKRVGNRSIRVLIDDKEVDKTISSEVSNYWGAVKKMGKLIPGATYTLTVKGVPAGVHKVTIQADDYPEIQKTQAVIPNKRNELEVVTSMSGFGAIRGKVFYRTLDNPVLNQPIYMPTITSVTGIQKLNTDQNGNFWFTNLKPGEYELKASFAEDLNLNNSNIVVREGEVTEVDVILNVKLPSTKTKY is encoded by the coding sequence TTGAAATCCTTATTTTCCATAATCGGAATTTCTCTCTTTTTGTTTTCCAGTGATGTTTTCGCACAGAAGAGGCTAGGCCTAATCTTCGGATCCAATTACCAAGGGAACAAGGCGGGAATTCCCGAGTTAAATCTTTGTGAAGCGGATGCAAAATACCTACACGATGAGATTAGGCGTGTAGGGAAATTCGACGATATCAAGATCGTTTTAGGAAAGGACGTAACCAAGGACAATATCCAACGCGAGATCAAAGCGATCGCGTCCAAGGCTAAGTCGGATGATACCGTATTCTTATATTTTTCCGGACATGGGGCCTTTCAAAGGGATGAAAAAGCCAAGAACGGAATGAGAAACTTGATCATTTGCTATGATCGTCCTCACTTGTCAGACGACGAGTTGAACGATTATCTCGCTGGGATCAAATCTCCAAAGACAGTTTTCGTTTTTGACTGCTGCTTCTCCGGAGGGATCGCTAAGAAAGGAAAGGCCACGAGAGGTTCCGCTCCTGTCCCAATTCCACAAGGTAGCGATGGAACCGTTAAACAAGATTCCCAAGATTTCTATTTTCAAGATAAAGCCATTATTTCCAGTGCGGACGATAACCAAACTGCGATCGAAGTGGGTGGCACGATTAATCATGGTATCTTCACTTACAATTTTGGAAGAGCCTTGTCCAGTGCGGACTTGAACCAGGACGATGTAGTCACAGCTCTCGAAGCATTCTTCTCATCTAGGGATGAGACTGTGGCTATGGCCAAGAAATTCGATCATGAGCAAGTGCCTCAGATTTCGGGTAACGCATCTGGTATCTTCCTCGCGGGGGAAAAGAAGCCGGATCCTCCTAAACCTATAGAGCCTGTTAAACCGCCGGTAAATCCTACTCCTGTACCGGATGTAGATCCACCTAAGCCTCAACCGGAGACTCCAGTGGTTACTAACCAAGAGCCTCCTGTGGTTCCTACGAATCAAAAAGGGGATCTGGTGATCAAGACCACCATTATCCAAGACAGAGCGTACGGAGTTTCGGATCTTCCTCCTGATATTCGTTTAACAACAGGGAAGAAGAGAGTGGGCAATCGTTCGATCCGAGTTCTTATCGACGACAAAGAAGTGGATAAGACGATTTCCTCCGAAGTCTCCAATTATTGGGGAGCAGTTAAGAAGATGGGGAAACTCATTCCCGGAGCAACTTACACTCTCACTGTAAAAGGAGTGCCTGCAGGTGTTCATAAGGTGACCATCCAAGCGGACGATTATCCTGAGATCCAAAAGACCCAGGCAGTGATCCCGAATAAGAGAAACGAGTTGGAAGTGGTAACTTCTATGAGCGGTTTCGGAGCAATCCGCGGCAAGGTCTTCTACCGTACCTTGGACAACCCCGTATTGAACCAGCCTATCTATATGCCAACGATCACCAGTGTGACCGGGATCCAAAAGTTGAACACGGATCAAAACGGGAACTTCTGGTTTACGAACCTGAAACCGGGAGAATACGAGCTCAAAGCTTCCTTTGCGGAAGACTTGAACTTGAATAACTCCAATATCGTGGTCCGTGAAGGAGAAGTTACGGAAGTGGATGTGATCCTGAACGTAAAACTACCTTCTACCAAAACAAAATATTAA
- the ilvC gene encoding ketol-acid reductoisomerase yields the protein MANLYYDKDTDLNVLKGKTIAVIGYGSQGHAQAQNMKDSGLKVIIGLKEGSKSKKEAEEAGFEVYSVSEAAKKADIIQILAPDEIQADIYKADIESNLKEGDALVFSHGFNIHFEFIQPPKNVDVYMVAPKGPGHLVRRVYVEGGGVPCLIAINQDATGTAKQRALAHAAGVGGGRAGILETSFKEETETDLFGEQVVLCGGLSNLIMAGFETLTEAGYDPEIAYFECLHEVKLITDLIYEGGLARMRYSISGTAEYGDYVSGPRIIDAGVKARMKEVLNDIQKANGSKFAKAWIAETKAGYPEFNKMREKNAGHPIEAVGKKLRGMMKWLGK from the coding sequence ATGGCCAATTTATACTACGATAAAGATACGGATCTTAACGTATTAAAAGGAAAGACCATCGCCGTAATCGGATACGGAAGCCAAGGTCACGCACAAGCTCAGAACATGAAAGATTCAGGGCTCAAGGTCATCATCGGTTTGAAAGAAGGATCCAAATCCAAGAAAGAAGCTGAAGAAGCTGGTTTCGAAGTGTATTCCGTTTCCGAGGCTGCTAAGAAAGCTGATATCATTCAAATTCTCGCTCCGGATGAGATCCAAGCGGATATCTATAAGGCGGACATCGAGTCTAACTTGAAAGAAGGAGACGCTCTGGTCTTCTCTCACGGATTCAATATCCATTTCGAATTCATCCAACCTCCTAAGAATGTAGACGTTTACATGGTTGCTCCAAAAGGACCAGGACATCTAGTCCGCAGAGTATATGTAGAAGGTGGCGGAGTTCCATGCTTGATCGCCATTAATCAAGATGCAACCGGAACAGCAAAGCAAAGAGCTCTGGCTCATGCAGCCGGAGTAGGCGGCGGAAGAGCAGGTATATTAGAAACTTCTTTTAAAGAAGAAACTGAGACTGACCTTTTCGGAGAACAAGTAGTTCTTTGCGGTGGTCTTTCTAACCTGATCATGGCAGGATTCGAGACTCTTACCGAAGCAGGTTACGATCCTGAGATCGCTTACTTCGAGTGCTTGCACGAAGTAAAACTCATCACTGACCTGATCTATGAAGGTGGCTTGGCTCGTATGCGTTATTCCATCTCTGGAACTGCTGAATACGGAGATTATGTTTCCGGACCTCGTATCATCGACGCTGGAGTAAAAGCTCGCATGAAAGAAGTTCTGAACGATATCCAAAAAGCAAACGGTTCTAAGTTTGCTAAAGCTTGGATCGCAGAGACAAAAGCAGGTTATCCTGAGTTCAATAAAATGAGAGAAAAGAATGCCGGTCACCCGATCGAAGCGGTCGGTAAAAAATTACGCGGCATGATGAAATGGCTGGGTAAATAA